From Methylobacterium radiodurans, a single genomic window includes:
- a CDS encoding phosphopentomutase — MARALLVVLDSVGIGGAPDAAAYGDAGADTLGHIAEGCARGAGDRAGLRAGPLSLPHLAALGLGLAAEGASGRLPPGLETGGPARGAWGHAVETAAGKDTPSGHWEIAGLPMREPWGHFPETRPAFPEALIRALTERGGIPGILGDCHAAGAAIVAELGAEHLRTGRPICYTSADSVFQIAAHEEAFGLERLYALCRTARALCDEYRIGRVIARPFLGDPESGFRRTANRRDFAVAPPGETLLDRAAGRAVVSVGKIGDIFAHRATGREVKPAGNRACLDAALAAFRDLPEGGLVFLNLVDFDTEYGHPRDLPGYAAALEDFDRRVPEIDALLRPGDLCVITADHGNDPTWTGTDHTREQVPVLAFGPGIPAGPVGRRASFSDIGATVARHLGLPDLAAGRAWW; from the coding sequence ATGGCTCGCGCGCTCCTTGTCGTGCTTGATTCCGTCGGCATCGGCGGCGCCCCCGACGCTGCCGCCTACGGCGATGCCGGCGCCGATACGCTGGGCCATATCGCGGAGGGCTGCGCCAGGGGCGCGGGCGACCGCGCGGGCTTGCGCGCCGGACCCTTGAGCCTGCCGCATCTCGCCGCCCTCGGCCTCGGGCTCGCTGCCGAGGGCGCGAGCGGCCGCCTGCCGCCGGGCCTCGAGACCGGGGGCCCGGCGCGCGGGGCCTGGGGCCACGCTGTCGAGACCGCCGCCGGCAAGGACACGCCCTCGGGCCACTGGGAGATCGCCGGCCTGCCGATGCGCGAGCCCTGGGGGCACTTTCCCGAGACGCGGCCCGCCTTCCCGGAGGCGCTGATCCGCGCGCTGACCGAGCGGGGCGGGATTCCCGGCATTCTCGGCGACTGCCACGCGGCGGGCGCGGCCATCGTCGCCGAGCTGGGGGCCGAGCACCTGCGGACGGGCCGACCCATCTGCTACACCTCCGCCGACAGCGTGTTCCAGATCGCGGCCCACGAGGAGGCCTTCGGGCTGGAGCGCCTGTACGCGCTCTGCCGCACCGCCCGCGCGCTCTGCGACGAGTACCGGATCGGCCGGGTCATCGCTCGGCCCTTCCTGGGCGATCCGGAGAGCGGCTTCCGCCGCACCGCCAACCGCCGGGATTTCGCCGTCGCGCCGCCCGGCGAGACGTTGCTCGACCGCGCGGCCGGGCGCGCCGTGGTCAGCGTCGGCAAGATCGGCGACATCTTCGCCCACCGCGCGACGGGCCGCGAGGTGAAGCCCGCCGGCAACCGCGCCTGCCTGGACGCGGCGCTCGCGGCCTTCCGCGATCTGCCCGAGGGCGGCCTCGTCTTCTTGAACCTCGTGGATTTCGACACCGAGTACGGCCATCCGCGCGACCTGCCGGGCTACGCCGCCGCGCTCGAGGATTTCGACAGGCGCGTGCCGGAGATCGACGCGCTCCTGCGGCCGGGCGACCTCTGCGTGATCACCGCCGACCACGGCAACGATCCGACCTGGACCGGCACCGACCACACCCGCGAGCAGGTGCCGGTGCTGGCTTTCGGCCCAGGTATCCCGGCGGGTCCGGTGGGGCGACGGGCGAGCTTTTCCGATATCGGCGCCACGGTCGCGCGGCATCTCGGCCTGCCCGACCTCGCGGCCGGCCGCGCGTGGTGGTGA
- a CDS encoding acyl-CoA thioesterase: protein MSTDRVADAVSAEAVQPRDRGAPVIRTIAMPADTNPAGDIFGGWLMAQMDLAAGNVAARRARGRCATISVEAMTFHSPVFVGDEVSLYARILKVGRTSIRIHVEVWRRERESEATRKVTEGTFTFVAIGPDRLPRPVPPEDVSPADAA from the coding sequence ATGAGCACAGACAGGGTGGCGGACGCCGTATCGGCCGAGGCCGTCCAGCCGCGGGACCGCGGCGCGCCGGTGATCCGCACCATCGCGATGCCGGCCGACACCAATCCGGCGGGCGACATCTTCGGCGGCTGGCTGATGGCGCAGATGGATCTGGCCGCCGGCAACGTCGCGGCGCGGCGGGCGCGGGGCCGCTGCGCCACGATCTCGGTCGAGGCGATGACCTTCCACAGCCCCGTCTTCGTCGGCGACGAGGTCAGCCTCTACGCGCGCATCCTCAAGGTCGGCCGCACGTCGATCCGCATCCATGTCGAGGTCTGGCGGCGCGAGCGCGAGAGCGAGGCGACCCGGAAGGTGACGGAGGGGACCTTCACCTTCGTGGCGATCGGGCCCGACCGCCTTCCGCGGCCGGTGCCGCCGGAAGACGTGTCGCCCGCGGATGCTGCGTGA
- a CDS encoding di-trans,poly-cis-decaprenylcistransferase, with product MPSPAEPRPGLHAAIIMDGNGRWATARGLPRFAGHRRGVEAIRATAEACPDLGIGTLTLYAFSSDNWQRPADEVGALMRLLRSYLRNETAHLARTGTRLSVIGRRDRLPGGIPEAIAAAEAATAAGTRLHLRIAVDYSARDAIIAAAARLADPETSREAFGRLVAGEMHGSPVEVDLLIRTGGEKRLSDFLLWEAAYAELHFTDRMWPDFGGADLAEAIAEFARRDRRYGGLNPPKVATAA from the coding sequence ATGCCCAGCCCGGCCGAACCGCGACCTGGCCTGCACGCGGCGATCATCATGGACGGCAACGGGCGCTGGGCGACGGCGCGCGGCCTGCCGCGCTTCGCCGGCCATCGCCGCGGCGTCGAGGCGATCCGGGCGACGGCGGAAGCCTGTCCCGATCTCGGCATCGGCACGCTCACCCTCTACGCCTTCTCCAGCGACAACTGGCAGCGCCCGGCCGACGAGGTCGGCGCGCTCATGCGCCTGCTGCGCTCCTACCTGCGCAACGAGACCGCGCACCTTGCCCGCACCGGCACGCGGCTCAGCGTGATCGGCCGGCGCGACCGGCTGCCCGGGGGCATCCCGGAGGCGATCGCGGCGGCCGAGGCGGCAACCGCCGCCGGCACGCGGCTGCACCTGCGCATCGCGGTCGACTACTCGGCCCGCGACGCGATCATCGCGGCCGCCGCAAGGCTCGCCGACCCGGAGACCTCCCGGGAGGCGTTCGGGCGCTTGGTCGCGGGCGAGATGCACGGCTCGCCGGTCGAAGTGGACCTGCTGATCCGCACCGGCGGCGAGAAGCGGCTCTCGGACTTCCTGCTCTGGGAGGCGGCTTACGCGGAGCTGCACTTCACCGATCGGATGTGGCCGGATTTCGGAGGGGCCGACCTCGCCGAGGCGATCGCCGAGTTCGCCCGGCGCGACCGCCGCTACGGCGGCCTGAATCCGCCGAAGGTGGCGACCGCGGCCTGA
- a CDS encoding DUF1192 domain-containing protein, whose protein sequence is MREDEDRVRRAPAHEIGQALDALSVEDLSERIDLLRQEIARLEAARTAKESARGAADAFFKR, encoded by the coding sequence GTGCGGGAGGACGAGGACAGGGTGCGCCGAGCGCCCGCCCACGAGATCGGTCAGGCGCTCGACGCGCTCTCGGTCGAGGACCTCTCCGAGCGGATCGATCTCCTGCGGCAGGAGATCGCGCGCCTGGAGGCGGCGCGCACCGCCAAGGAGAGCGCCCGCGGCGCGGCGGACGCGTTCTTCAAGCGCTGA
- a CDS encoding trna delta -isopentenylpyrophosphate transferase: MRTADKQIADTLVRYGEPFAGNVWRVQGTAVIYHKTLERIAAQAGIRFDPPTIIRAERDEAVVLVTGRLPGAKAGTERVEWSIGEALVNVNYRVSGKQAAYVYAMAEKRGKDRVILKLIELHGLVYSEEEADEFRGGRLAEVQVVGDDFEAPAFDEVTEAEADLKRAIDATDTINAVTDLMLAGETQQILAGMPQGTRDEVRDYAKARLVALGWPGTKGRRAA, from the coding sequence ATGCGAACCGCCGACAAGCAGATCGCCGACACTCTGGTGCGCTACGGCGAGCCCTTCGCCGGCAACGTCTGGCGGGTGCAGGGCACGGCGGTGATCTACCACAAGACATTGGAGCGCATCGCCGCGCAGGCGGGCATCCGCTTCGACCCGCCGACGATCATTCGCGCCGAGCGCGACGAGGCGGTTGTGCTGGTCACCGGGCGCCTGCCGGGCGCCAAGGCCGGGACCGAGCGGGTCGAGTGGTCGATCGGCGAGGCGCTGGTGAACGTGAACTACCGCGTCTCGGGCAAGCAGGCCGCCTACGTCTACGCCATGGCCGAGAAGCGGGGGAAGGACCGCGTCATCCTCAAGCTGATCGAGCTGCACGGCCTCGTCTATTCCGAGGAGGAGGCCGACGAGTTCCGCGGCGGGCGGCTCGCCGAGGTGCAGGTGGTCGGCGACGATTTCGAGGCCCCTGCCTTCGACGAGGTGACGGAGGCCGAGGCCGACCTGAAGCGGGCGATCGACGCCACCGACACCATCAACGCCGTCACCGACCTGATGCTGGCCGGCGAGACGCAACAGATCCTCGCCGGCATGCCGCAGGGCACCCGCGACGAGGTGCGCGACTACGCCAAGGCCCGCCTCGTGGCGCTGGGCTGGCCCGGCACCAAGGGCCGCCGCGCCGCCTGA
- the gyrA gene encoding DNA gyrase subunit A, protein MAETNDPGAGAPPPATDIRPVSITDEMRRSYLDYAMSVIVSRALPDARDGLKPVHRRILYSAFESGHLPERKYVKSARIVGDVIGLYHPHGDQSIYDALVRMAQDFSMRLMLIDGQGNFGSVDGDPPAAMRYTESRLAKPATALLTDIDKNTVDFGPNYDESREEPTVLPARFPNLLANGAGGIAVGMATNIPPHNLGELIDACVALIDDPGLTIEQLIEIVPGPDFPTGGLILGRAGTRQAYNTGRGSIIMRAKSHVEELRKEREALIFTEIPFQVNKATLIEKIAELVKEKRVEGISDLRDESDRSGMRIVVEIKRDAMADVVLNQLYRYTPLQSSFGCNMVALNGGRPELMNLKDLLQAFNDFREEVVSRRTKFLLGKARERAHVLCGLAIAVANIDEVIRLIRTAPDPNAAREALMGRDWPAHDIAPLIALVDDPRHRVSEDGTYRLSETQARAILDLRLQRLTALGRDEVGDELKTLADEIADYLDILRSRARIQGIVKQELAEVRAQFATPRRTEIVDFDSNVEDEDLIAREDMVVTVSHAGYVKRVPLSTYRSQRRGGKGRSGMSTRDEDFVTRLFVANTHTPVLFFSDQGQAYKEKVWRLPVAAPNARGKALVNILQLQQEGERITTIMPLPEDEASWETLDVMFATASGNVRRNKLSDFVQVNRNGKIAMKLDPGDHIVHVEICRPDQNVLLTTAEGQCIRFPVEDVRVFKGRDSTGVRGINLGSGDRVISMAILNHFEASPEERAGYLKMRRAVIGDGEDAGDNGEAEEASAAAISTERYSEMGGAEQFVLTLSENGFGKRSSSFEYRTSNRGGKGITAMRVNARNGKLVASFPVESTDQIMLVTNAGQLIRVPVDDIRIVGRASQGVTVFNTDKAERVVSVEHIVGEEGAEEDEA, encoded by the coding sequence TTGGCCGAGACCAACGATCCGGGGGCCGGCGCGCCGCCGCCCGCCACCGACATCCGCCCCGTCTCCATCACCGACGAGATGCGCCGCTCCTACCTCGATTACGCGATGAGCGTGATCGTGAGCCGCGCGCTCCCCGACGCGCGCGACGGGCTCAAGCCCGTGCACCGGCGCATCCTCTACTCGGCCTTCGAGTCGGGGCACCTGCCGGAGCGCAAATACGTCAAGTCGGCGCGCATCGTCGGCGACGTGATCGGTCTCTACCACCCGCACGGCGACCAATCGATCTACGACGCCCTCGTGCGGATGGCGCAGGACTTCTCCATGCGCCTGATGCTCATCGACGGGCAGGGCAATTTCGGCTCGGTCGACGGCGATCCGCCGGCGGCCATGCGCTACACCGAGTCGAGGCTGGCCAAGCCCGCGACCGCGCTGCTCACCGACATCGACAAGAACACCGTCGATTTCGGCCCGAACTACGACGAGTCGCGCGAAGAGCCGACCGTCCTGCCGGCGCGCTTCCCGAACCTGCTCGCCAACGGCGCGGGCGGCATCGCGGTCGGCATGGCGACCAACATCCCGCCGCACAATCTCGGCGAGCTGATCGACGCCTGCGTCGCGCTCATCGACGATCCGGGGCTGACGATCGAGCAACTCATCGAGATCGTGCCCGGTCCCGACTTCCCGACCGGCGGCCTGATCCTCGGTCGCGCCGGCACGCGCCAAGCCTACAACACCGGCCGCGGCTCCATCATCATGCGGGCGAAGTCCCACGTCGAGGAGCTGCGCAAGGAGCGCGAGGCCCTGATCTTCACCGAGATCCCGTTCCAGGTGAACAAGGCGACCTTGATCGAGAAGATCGCCGAGCTGGTGAAGGAGAAGCGCGTCGAGGGCATCTCGGACCTGCGCGACGAGTCCGACCGCTCCGGCATGCGGATCGTGGTCGAGATCAAGCGCGACGCGATGGCCGACGTCGTGCTGAACCAGCTCTACCGCTACACGCCGCTGCAATCCTCCTTCGGCTGCAACATGGTGGCGCTGAACGGCGGCCGCCCCGAGCTGATGAACCTGAAGGACCTGCTCCAGGCCTTCAACGATTTCCGCGAGGAGGTCGTCTCCCGGCGCACCAAGTTCCTGCTCGGCAAGGCTAGAGAGCGCGCCCACGTGTTGTGCGGCCTCGCCATCGCGGTCGCCAACATCGACGAGGTGATTCGCCTGATCCGCACCGCGCCGGATCCGAACGCCGCCCGCGAGGCGTTGATGGGCCGCGACTGGCCGGCCCACGACATCGCGCCGCTGATCGCGCTCGTGGACGACCCGCGCCACCGCGTCTCCGAGGACGGCACCTACCGGCTCTCCGAGACCCAGGCCCGCGCCATCCTGGATCTGCGCCTGCAGCGGCTCACCGCGCTCGGCCGCGACGAGGTCGGGGACGAGTTGAAGACGCTCGCCGACGAGATCGCCGACTACCTCGACATCCTGCGCTCGCGCGCCCGCATCCAGGGCATCGTGAAACAGGAACTCGCCGAGGTGCGCGCTCAGTTCGCCACGCCGCGCCGGACCGAGATCGTCGACTTCGACTCGAACGTCGAGGACGAGGATCTGATCGCCCGCGAGGACATGGTGGTGACCGTCAGCCACGCCGGCTACGTCAAGCGCGTGCCGCTCTCGACCTACCGGTCGCAGCGCCGCGGCGGCAAGGGCCGCTCGGGGATGAGCACCCGCGACGAGGATTTCGTCACCCGGCTGTTCGTCGCCAACACCCACACGCCGGTGCTGTTCTTCTCCGACCAGGGCCAGGCCTACAAGGAGAAGGTCTGGCGCCTGCCGGTCGCCGCCCCGAACGCCCGCGGCAAGGCGCTCGTCAACATCCTGCAACTGCAGCAGGAGGGCGAGCGCATCACAACGATCATGCCGCTCCCCGAGGACGAGGCCTCCTGGGAGACGCTCGACGTGATGTTCGCGACCGCCTCCGGCAACGTCCGGCGCAACAAGCTCTCGGACTTCGTGCAGGTGAACCGCAACGGCAAGATCGCGATGAAGCTCGATCCGGGCGACCACATCGTTCACGTCGAGATCTGCCGGCCGGACCAGAACGTGCTGCTGACGACGGCGGAAGGCCAGTGCATCCGCTTCCCCGTCGAGGACGTGCGCGTGTTCAAGGGCCGCGATTCGACGGGCGTGCGCGGCATCAACCTGGGCTCGGGTGACCGCGTGATCTCGATGGCGATCCTCAACCACTTCGAGGCGAGCCCCGAGGAGCGCGCCGGCTACCTGAAGATGCGCCGCGCCGTGATCGGTGATGGCGAGGATGCCGGAGACAACGGCGAGGCCGAGGAGGCGAGCGCCGCCGCGATCTCGACCGAGCGCTACTCCGAGATGGGCGGAGCGGAGCAGTTCGTGCTGACGCTCTCCGAGAACGGCTTCGGCAAGCGCTCGTCCTCCTTCGAGTACCGGACCTCGAACCGCGGCGGAAAGGGCATCACGGCGATGCGGGTCAACGCCCGCAACGGCAAGCTGGTCGCCTCCTTCCCCGTCGAGAGCACCGACCAGATCATGCTGGTGACGAATGCCGGCCAGCTCATCCGCGTGCCGGTGGACGACATCCGCATCGTCGGCCGCGCCTCGCAGGGCGTGACGGTGTTCAACACCGACAAGGCCGAGCGCGTGGTCTCGGTCGAGCACATCGTCGGCGAGGAGGGCGCCGAGGAGGACGAGGCCTGA
- a CDS encoding ankyrin repeat domain-containing protein: MSADQPPPPLDDATLAFAGRVFQYARMGHAAELAELFGQGLPANLRNDKGDSLLMLAAYNGQPETVRVILEAGGDPELANDRGQTPLAGAAFKGEIEIARMLLDHGAQVDGTGDGSRTALMTAAMFDRTEIIELLLARGADPQRRDAGGQTAAEMAQAMGAQNAPGLLAKAPRK, encoded by the coding sequence ATGTCCGCCGACCAGCCGCCGCCCCCCCTCGACGACGCCACGCTCGCCTTCGCGGGACGCGTTTTCCAGTACGCCCGCATGGGCCACGCCGCGGAGCTAGCCGAGCTGTTCGGCCAGGGCCTTCCGGCGAACCTGCGCAACGACAAGGGCGACAGCCTCCTGATGCTCGCCGCCTATAACGGGCAGCCCGAGACCGTACGGGTGATCCTGGAGGCCGGCGGCGACCCGGAACTCGCCAACGATCGCGGCCAGACCCCGCTCGCGGGAGCCGCCTTCAAAGGCGAGATCGAGATCGCCCGGATGCTGCTCGACCACGGCGCGCAGGTGGACGGCACCGGCGACGGCAGCCGCACCGCGCTGATGACCGCCGCGATGTTCGACCGCACCGAGATCATCGAGCTGCTGCTCGCCCGTGGCGCCGACCCGCAGCGCCGCGACGCGGGCGGCCAGACCGCCGCCGAGATGGCCCAGGCGATGGGCGCGCAGAACGCACCGGGGCTGCTTGCGAAGGCGCCGCGCAAATAG
- the coaD gene encoding pantetheine-phosphate adenylyltransferase, whose protein sequence is MTRTALYAGSFDPVTNGHLDVVRQACRLVSRLVIAIGVHPGKTPLFTAEERAALLRETCGPLARAEGAELEIASFDDLAVSAARRCGATLFIRGLRDGTDLDYEMQLAGMNGAMAPEVQTVFLPASSPVRPITATLVRQIAQMGGDVAPFVPGPVAARLAARFAERS, encoded by the coding sequence ATGACTCGCACCGCCCTCTACGCCGGCTCCTTCGATCCGGTGACGAACGGCCACCTCGACGTCGTGCGCCAGGCCTGCCGGCTGGTGTCGCGCCTCGTGATCGCCATCGGCGTGCATCCGGGCAAGACGCCGCTGTTCACGGCCGAGGAGCGCGCCGCGTTGCTGCGCGAGACCTGCGGGCCGCTGGCGCGGGCCGAGGGCGCGGAGCTGGAGATCGCCAGCTTCGACGACCTCGCGGTCTCGGCGGCGCGGCGCTGCGGCGCCACCCTGTTCATCCGCGGTCTGCGCGACGGCACCGACCTCGACTACGAGATGCAGCTCGCCGGCATGAACGGCGCGATGGCCCCCGAGGTCCAGACCGTGTTCCTGCCGGCCTCCTCCCCCGTCCGGCCGATCACCGCGACCCTCGTCCGGCAGATCGCCCAGATGGGCGGCGACGTCGCCCCCTTCGTGCCCGGGCCCGTGGCGGCGCGCCTCGCCGCGCGCTTCGCCGAGAGGTCCTGA
- a CDS encoding peptidylprolyl isomerase: MNRRTALGALALAATLGLGSAAQAAGPDTVYLDTKDGRVTIELRPDLAPKHVKQIKTLVSQGFYNGLKFHRVIDGFMAQTGDPNGNGTGGSKLPNIPAEFTQTPFLRGTVGMARSQDPNSANSQFFICLAPATFLNNNYTVVGVVTDGMDVVDKIKKGSKSENGSVKDPDKIVKMELATKAR, encoded by the coding sequence ATGAACCGTCGCACCGCCCTCGGCGCGCTCGCGCTCGCCGCCACCCTCGGCCTCGGCTCCGCCGCCCAGGCCGCCGGGCCGGACACCGTCTACCTCGACACCAAGGATGGGCGCGTCACCATCGAGCTGCGGCCGGATCTGGCGCCCAAGCACGTCAAGCAGATCAAGACGCTCGTTTCCCAGGGCTTCTACAACGGCCTGAAGTTCCACCGCGTCATCGACGGCTTCATGGCTCAGACGGGTGACCCGAACGGCAACGGCACCGGCGGCTCGAAGCTTCCGAACATCCCAGCCGAGTTCACGCAGACGCCCTTCCTGCGCGGCACGGTGGGCATGGCCCGCTCGCAGGACCCGAACTCCGCCAATTCCCAGTTCTTCATCTGCCTCGCGCCCGCGACCTTCCTGAACAACAACTACACGGTGGTCGGCGTGGTGACGGACGGGATGGACGTCGTCGACAAGATCAAGAAGGGCTCCAAGAGCGAGAACGGCTCGGTGAAGGACCCGGACAAGATCGTGAAGATGGAGCTGGCCACGAAGGCCCGGTAG
- a CDS encoding DUF6180 family protein produces MKMMSTVGGVITLIAASTIGARANDDFKLEYRIERIDAGRLSVGRCTETLRRTAQENSIPVAVSDPRDEAVVISGGPRDGKGAIIAYCIAAGDKTVYVVQGIGYRAGTAATAFADKAHADLLKASQ; encoded by the coding sequence ATGAAGATGATGTCGACCGTCGGCGGAGTGATCACCCTCATCGCGGCTTCAACAATCGGCGCCCGCGCGAACGACGACTTCAAGTTAGAGTATCGTATCGAGCGGATCGATGCCGGCAGGTTGAGCGTCGGCCGATGCACGGAGACTCTGCGACGGACAGCACAGGAGAACAGCATTCCTGTCGCGGTGTCGGATCCTCGGGATGAGGCGGTCGTTATCTCGGGCGGCCCACGGGACGGCAAAGGCGCGATCATCGCCTACTGCATCGCAGCGGGAGACAAGACCGTCTACGTGGTGCAAGGGATCGGCTACAGAGCCGGCACTGCTGCAACAGCGTTCGCCGACAAGGCGCATGCGGATCTACTCAAGGCGAGTCAGTAA
- a CDS encoding transcriptional regulator has translation MPLSDDEDGRFSYEGLDRTIHEKARLGVLTSLVGHPKGLPFPDLKRLCNLTDGNLSRHLAVLQEAGLVSLEKGHAHNRPQTLCRLTPAGRARFLEYLAVLEQVVRDAAEAAGPAPDLRTA, from the coding sequence ATGCCGCTCTCTGACGACGAGGACGGCCGGTTCTCCTACGAGGGCCTCGACCGGACGATCCACGAGAAGGCGCGGCTCGGCGTGCTGACCTCGCTGGTGGGGCATCCGAAGGGCCTGCCCTTCCCGGACCTGAAGCGGCTCTGCAACCTGACCGACGGCAATCTCAGCCGCCACCTCGCGGTGCTGCAGGAAGCCGGGCTGGTGAGCCTGGAGAAGGGCCACGCCCACAACCGGCCGCAGACGCTCTGCCGGCTGACGCCGGCCGGGCGCGCGCGCTTCCTCGAATACCTCGCGGTGCTGGAACAGGTGGTGCGCGACGCGGCCGAGGCCGCGGGGCCGGCCCCCGATCTCAGGACCGCCTGA
- a CDS encoding pyrroloquinoline quinone-dependent dehydrogenase — protein MLSRLTALGLIALGALPARAADADWPAFGRDATNRNFSPLGLIDRGNVARLRPAWLFQTGVTGYFQAQPVMVDGALYVSTTGNNVAALDARTGRVLWTYTHRARTEKIFGPPSNRGVAVGHGLVYQATMDGRVIALDQKTGALVWDHEAVRPEEGETETASGLAETLGGKPVQGSSRLGFKMPPLVAEGLVIVGVTGAGYGLHVEDERGGLDGGAVVGIEGGYGRRGWLAAYDARTGAERWRWYVTKEDGWEGDFVERTADGEPLHRDIAAERAAAPSHREAWRVGGGSLWMTPAYDADLGLIYLGTGNPAPQNFGLSRPGDNLYTMSLVALDIRTGTLRWHYQQVPHEQWGYDVASPPVLLDWRGADGTTVKAVASASKTGWVYVHDRASGALLQRSEPLIAQKNLYRPPSPEGTVVSPGPLGAVSWPPTAYDPGSGRAYIQVRHGAATYTVKTVPGGPGRPEIRYTETSEARAEPSFSTLSALDLAGSGRILWSVRAGSRLSGGTLATAGGLVFSGEEDGHLDAHDAETGRILWRFQCGAGISGPAVTYALDGRQYVAVAAGGASFTKASGFGTGDALLVFALPE, from the coding sequence ATGCTGTCGCGACTGACCGCGCTCGGCCTCATCGCCCTCGGCGCCCTCCCCGCCCGCGCGGCCGACGCGGACTGGCCGGCCTTCGGGCGGGACGCGACCAACCGGAACTTCTCACCCCTCGGCCTGATCGATCGCGGCAACGTCGCCCGGCTGCGCCCGGCCTGGCTCTTCCAGACCGGGGTGACCGGCTACTTCCAGGCCCAGCCGGTGATGGTCGACGGCGCCCTCTACGTCTCGACCACCGGCAACAACGTCGCGGCGCTCGACGCGCGGACGGGCCGCGTCCTCTGGACCTACACGCACAGGGCGCGCACCGAGAAGATCTTCGGGCCGCCCTCGAACCGCGGCGTCGCGGTCGGCCACGGGCTCGTCTACCAGGCCACCATGGATGGCCGGGTGATCGCGCTGGACCAGAAGACCGGCGCTCTGGTCTGGGATCACGAGGCGGTGCGACCCGAGGAGGGCGAGACCGAGACCGCGTCGGGCCTCGCCGAGACGCTGGGCGGCAAGCCGGTGCAGGGGTCGAGCCGGCTCGGCTTCAAGATGCCGCCGCTGGTGGCCGAGGGGCTGGTGATCGTGGGCGTCACGGGCGCGGGCTACGGCCTGCACGTCGAGGACGAGCGCGGCGGGCTCGACGGCGGCGCGGTCGTCGGCATCGAGGGCGGGTACGGGCGGCGCGGCTGGCTCGCGGCCTACGACGCCAGGACCGGCGCCGAGCGCTGGCGCTGGTACGTCACGAAGGAGGATGGCTGGGAAGGCGATTTCGTCGAGAGGACCGCCGACGGCGAGCCGCTCCACCGCGACATCGCCGCCGAGCGGGCGGCGGCGCCCTCCCACCGGGAGGCGTGGCGGGTCGGGGGCGGGTCGCTCTGGATGACACCGGCCTACGACGCGGATCTCGGCCTGATCTATCTGGGCACCGGCAACCCGGCCCCGCAGAATTTCGGCCTCTCGCGGCCGGGCGACAACCTCTACACGATGAGCCTCGTGGCCCTCGACATCCGTACCGGCACCTTGCGCTGGCACTACCAGCAGGTGCCGCACGAGCAGTGGGGCTACGACGTGGCGAGCCCGCCGGTGCTGCTCGACTGGCGCGGGGCGGACGGAACGACCGTGAAGGCGGTGGCCTCGGCGAGCAAGACCGGCTGGGTCTACGTCCACGACCGGGCGAGCGGCGCGCTGCTGCAGCGCTCCGAGCCGCTGATCGCCCAGAAGAACCTCTACCGCCCGCCGAGCCCGGAAGGCACCGTGGTCAGCCCCGGCCCGCTCGGGGCCGTCTCCTGGCCGCCGACCGCCTACGATCCGGGCTCCGGCCGGGCCTACATCCAGGTCCGGCACGGGGCCGCGACCTACACCGTGAAGACGGTGCCGGGCGGCCCCGGCCGGCCGGAGATCCGCTACACCGAGACGAGTGAGGCCAGGGCCGAGCCGAGCTTCAGCACGCTGAGCGCCCTCGATCTGGCGGGCAGTGGGCGCATCCTCTGGTCGGTCCGGGCGGGCAGCCGCCTGTCGGGCGGCACGCTCGCGACCGCGGGCGGCCTCGTCTTCTCGGGCGAGGAGGACGGTCACCTCGACGCGCACGACGCCGAGACCGGCAGGATCCTCTGGCGCTTCCAGTGCGGAGCCGGGATCAGCGGGCCGGCGGTGACCTACGCGCTCGACGGACGGCAATACGTGGCGGTGGCGGCGGGCGGCGCCTCCTTCACCAAGGCGTCGGGCTTCGGCACGGGGGATGCACTTCTGGTCTTCGCGCTGCCCGAGTAA